Proteins encoded together in one Electrophorus electricus isolate fEleEle1 chromosome 9, fEleEle1.pri, whole genome shotgun sequence window:
- the f2r gene encoding proteinase-activated receptor 1 translates to MIMCRFFIVGIMVLSASAAMVRNNDTKNFVRTFSAFFVPVTDEPIDYLDVQEGSGSGFYAPKKEHHPPVVRKRYYVSKEASQFLTGRLVTVFVPTVYTFVFIISAPLNAFALVMFIRRVRPKKPAAIYMLNLACADLLFVLLLPFRIAYHYNGNNWIYGAGMCRVVTSAFYCNMYCSVLLMMCISLDRFMAVVYPMDSLTWRSASTASAVCAAMWVLSVGGVIPLLASEQTIRLPDLDIITCHDVLDIEFRAYYLYFFPIFSSVFFFIPLIFTTFCYVRIIQALCAANVENRAKKTRAVFMAATVFAVFVICFTPTNIILLSHYVRFAHKHNEASYAAYLVSMCIGSISCCLDPLIYYFGSSQCQKQVVAYLKCRTALQVERSESSNSTRSSKLETFKSNVSSQYRKLMA, encoded by the exons ATGATTATGTGTAGGTTTTTTATAGTGGGAATTATGGTTTTGTCCGCTTCAGCTGCTATGGTACGGAATAACG ATACCAAGAACTTTGTACGGACGTTTTCGGCTTTTTTTGTTCCCGTCACAGACGAACCCATAGATTACCTGGACGTACAGGAAGGCAGCGGATCTGGCTTTTACGCGCCCAAGAAGGAACACCACCCTCCTGTGGTTAGAAAACGATACTACGTCTCAAAAGAGGCCTCACAGTTCCTCACGGGACGTTTGGTGACTGTTTTTGTACCCACGgtgtacacatttgtgtttattattagtgCTCCTTTAAACGCCTTTGCCCTTGTCATGTTCATTCGTCGGGTGAGACCAAAGAAGCCAGCAGCGATATATATGCTGAATTTGGCTTGCGCAGACCTTCTTTTCGTGTTGCTTCTCCCTTTTCGGATTGCCTACCACTACAATGGAAATAACTGGATATACGGAGCCGGAATGTGTCGTGTTGTCACCTCAGCGTTCTACTGCAACATGTACTGCTCAGTGCTACTGATGATGTGCATAAGTCTGGACCGGTTCATGGCTGTCGTCTATCCAATGGACTCACTTACCTGGCGTAGTGCTAGTACCGCTTCAGCGGTGTGCGCTGCAATGTGGGTTCTTTCCGTTGGCGGTGTGATTCCTTTGCTTGCTTCTGAACAAACAATTCGCTTGCCCGACTTGGACATAATTACCTGCCACGACGTACTAGACATAGAATTCCGTGCCTATTATCTCTACTTTTTCCCCATATTCAGCTCCGTGTTCTTTTTTATTCCCTTAATTTTTACCACTTTCTGCTACGTGCGTATTATCCAGGCGCTTTGCGCAGCCAACGTGGAAAACCGCGCAAAGAAGACTCGCGCTGTTTTCATGGCGGCCACGGTGTTCGCCGTGTTCGTGATCTGTTTCACGCCTACCAACATCATCCTGCTATCGCATTACGTGCGGTTTGCCCACAAACACAACGAGGCGTCATACGCCGCGTACTTGGTTTCAATGTGCATAGGCAGCATtagctgctgcctggatcctCTCATATACTACTTTGGCTCTTCCCAGTGCCAGAAGCAAGTGGTTGCTTATTTGAAGTGTCGGACCGCACTGCAGGTCGAACGTTCAGAGTCGAGCAATAGCACTAGGTCGAGCAAGCTGGAGACTTTCAAAAGCAACGTGAGCAGTCAGTACAGAAAGCTTATGGCATGA